The DNA segment GACCCGGTGTTCATCGGGGGTCACTGGGTGCCGACGATGATCGAGCACGCCGGAGGCGAGGACGCCCTGGGCTATGCGGGGGAGAAGTCGGCCACCGTGTCCTGGGAGGAGGTTCAGGCGGCGGCGCCGGAGGTCGTCGTGGCCATGCCGTGCGGGTACGACGCCCAGGCCGCGGCGGCGGAGGCGCTGGCGCACGCGGAGCGCCTGGCCGCGCTGGGCACCCGCGCCGTCCACGCGGTGGACGCGGCCGCCTACTTCTCCCGTCCGGGGCCTCGCCTGGTGGACGGCATAGAGCTGCTGGGCCACCTGCTCCACCCCGGGCTCGTTCCCGCGCCGCCTCCCGGGCGCTTCCGCACCATCGAGGCATAGCGGGTGGCGAAGCACGCCGAGCAGCGCATCGAGATCGGCGGCACCCCTCAAGCCTGCTTCGATGCCCTCACCGCCTACGAGACGTTCACGGACTGGCAGGACGCCGTGCGTTCCTGCGAAGTGCTCACGCGGGACGGCAGCGGGCGCGGCGAGGAGGTGGCGTTCGAGATCGACGCGAAGGTGCGCACCATCCGCTACCGCCTGCGCTATCGCTACGACGAGCCCAGCCGCATCGGCTGGGCGTACCTGGACGGCGACGTCCGGGACGTGGACGGCGAGTACCTGTTCGAGGAAGCCGGCGACGGCGCCACGCTGGCCACCTATCGCCTGGTCATCGAGACGGGCTTCTGGGTGCCCGGCCCGATCGCGCGGATGCTCACCGAGCAGGTCATGCAGCGGTCGGTGGAGGATCTCCGCCGCCGCGTGGAGGCCGGCTGATGGCAACGCCGCGGACCGTCGTCTACCTGCACTCGTCCGCTGGCCGCTATGGCGCGGACCTCCAGCTCGCGGCGCTCGCGGGCGGCCTGGATCGCGCGCGCTTCGTCCCGGTCTGCGTGCTGCCGGAGCGCGGCGAGCTGGCCGGGATGCTCGAGGAGCGCGGCGCCGAGGTGGTGGTGCGACCGCTGGCGGTGCTGCGGCGAGGGCTGGTGAACCCCGGCGGGCTGGCGGCGCTGGCGGGCGGCCTGCGCCGCGACCGCGGCGAGCTCGGCGCCCTCGCCCGCGAGCGCGGCGCGGCCGTCGTGCACGCCAACACCTCGGTCGTGCTCGGCGGCGGGGCGGCGGCGCGGGCCGCCGGCGCCGCGCACGTGGTGCACGTGCGCGAGATCTACACCGGCGCGGCAAACGGCGCGGCGGGGCGCCTGTGGCCGCTGCTGCGCCGGCGCCTGGAGCGCGCCGACGCCCTGCTGTGCGTGTCGGGCGCCGTGGCCGCCCAGTTCCGCCGCCGCGCCACCGTCGTCCACGACGGCCTGCTTCGCGTGCCCGAGCCCGCCGCGCGCGCCGAGGCGCGTCGCGTCCTCGACGTGCCCGAGGGCCGCTTCGCCGTGGCCCTGCTGGGGAGGGTGAGCGACTGGAAGGGACAGGACGTTCTGGCCCGTGCGCTCGCCGAACCCGTGCTGGCCAAAGCCGGCGCGGTGGGCCTGATCGCGGGCGATGCGTTCCCGGGAAACGAGCAGATGGAGCGCGAGCTGGCCGAGCTCGGGGCGCGCCTCGGCCTGGGCGACCGCCTGCGGCTGCTGGGCTTCCGCGACGACGTGGAGAACGTGCTCGGAGCCGCCGACGCCGTGGCCGTCCCCTCCACCCGGCCGGACCCGCTGCCCAACTCGGCGCTGGAGGCCGCCGCGGCGGGGCTGTGTGTGGTGGCCGCCGCCCACGGCGGCCTCACCGAGATCGTGCGCGACGGCGAGACGGGCCTGCTGACGCCACCGGGCGACCACGTGGCGCTCGCGGCCGCGCTGGCACGGCTGGCGGCGGACGCGGCGCTCGCCCGCCGCCTCGGGGAAGCGGCGGCCGCGGACGCCCGCGAGCGCTTCGCCCTGCCGCGGATGCTCGATGAGGTGCAGGCGGTCTACGAGCACGTGCTGGCGCGTGCTCGCCCGCGCCGGACGCATGAACGTCCCGGAGCACCCCCCTACACGGGGTAGTGCGGGACGTTCAAGCCGTTCGGGCGGTCAGGAACCCGCGACGGCCAGCGATCCCACCACGGCCAGCGCGCCGATGCCGGCGGCCAGCAGCGTGGGCACGATGGCCGGAAGGCCGCGCACGCGATCGCCCAGCTCGAACATCAGCAGGGCCGCCAGCGATCCGCCCACCAGCCCGCCGATGTGGCCGCCGATCGAGATGCCCGGCACGGTGAACGTGATGAGGAGGTTGAGCCCGATCCAGAGCCCCAGCCCGCTCTCCATCGGGTTGATGCCGCGGTTGCGCATGACGATGACGGCGGCGCCCATGAGCCCGAAGATCCCGCCTGATGCGCCCACCGTGAGCGCCTCCGGCGAAGCGAGCAGGGCCCCGAAGGACCCGCCCAGCACGGACACCGCGTAGATGAGCCCGAAGCGCAGGCGGCCGACCGCCGGCTCGAGCAGCCCGCCGAGGATCCAGAGGGCGAACATGTTGAAGAAGAGGTGGAACAGCCCGGCGTGGAGGAAGCCGGCCGTGACTATGCGCCACCAGTCGCCCGCCTCGACCGCGGGGCCGAAGAGCCCGCCGTCGTCATTGAGGCCGCCGCGGCTTCCGGTCGTGCTCGCCCCGCTGAGCATCCCCGCGACGAAGACGAGCACGTTGATCCCTATGAGGACGTAGGTGAGCGTGGGGTCGGTCTGGAGTGATCCCGCGGTGCGCACCTGCGTGCGGTCGCGCGCGCACTCGGGACAGCGCATGCCCACCGAGGTGGGCGTCATGCAGTCCGGGCAGATGGGACGCTCGCAGTTGGAGCACGAGACGCCGGTCTCCCGGCCGGGGTGCCGGTAGCAGGTGGCCATTCGGCCGGTGACGATATCCAGCGGCGGCGCTCAGCCGGTCTCGACGGTGAGGATGGGCTCCTCGCCGGGTGCCCTGACCCCCGCGGAGCGCTCGCGCGTGACCATCACGAGGTCCACGCCCTCGATGTCGGTGATCGCGGCCCTGCCGCTGCCGTCCGGACGGACGTTGAACGACGACTCGAAGACGCGCTCGTTGCCCCGCTGGCTCCAGACGACGTAGACCTGCTCGCCGATGGTCTCGCGGAGGCCGTGCACGCTGAGCACCGCCACCTCGCCGTCGCCGCCGGGAACGATGAGCGAGCCTCCGGCCTCCGGCACACGCAACTGGTCCACGGACGCCGACAGCGTGCGTGCCCCGTCATCGTCGTCTAGGAGCATCGAGCCGCCGTAGCCGGCCAGCACCCCCGCGAGGATGATGAAGGCAGCGCTGACCCACGCCATCGCCGGACGCAGGCGAAGTGAGGGCCGGCGTGGCCGAGGTTCGCGGGCGGGCTCGACCGCGGAAGCCGCCGCCGCCTCGCCGCGCACCTCCTGCATGATCGCTTCCCTGAGCGCGGCCGGCGGCGCGAGCTGCGGCACCGCGCGCGGCAGCGCCTCGGCGGCGGGCCGCAGCCGCTCGACCTCGTCGCGGCAGCTCGCGCAGCCCATCACGTGGCGCTCGAAGACCTCGACCTCCAGCTCCGGAAGCGCGCCCAGCAGGTAGGCGCCGACGTTCTCGGTGTGCTCGTGGCCGTTCATGACGCAAGTTCCTCGGCAAGCTCCCGGCGCATCTTGTCCAGCCCCAGGCGCATCCGGCCCTTGATTGTGCCGACGGGCGTCTCCAGCATGGCAGCGATCTGCGTGTGCGTGAACCCCCCGAAATACGCCAACTCGATGACGCGCTCCTGCTCGGCGGGCAGCGTCTCGAGCGCTGACCTCACCTCGCGGGCCTCGTCGCGGCGCACCGCCTCGACGTCGGTGAGCTCCTTCGCCTCGTGCCTCTCCTCGATGCCCTCGGCGCTCGCGCGGCGGCGCTCGTGGACGAGGTTGCGGCGCAGCCCGTCGATGCCGCGGTGATGGACGATGCCCAGCACCCACGTGCGCACGCTTCCGCGCGCGGGCTGGTAGCGCACGCGGCTGCGCCAGATCGAGAGGAACGACTCCTGGACGACGTCCTCGGCGGCCGAGCGGTTGCCCACCATGCGGTAGGCGAGGGAGAACGCCGCGCCGCCGTGACGGTCGTAGATGACCTCGAAGGCGTCGGCCTCCCCGCGCTGGACGAGATGCATCAGCTCCTCGTCGGCGAGCTGCTCGAGTGCCTTGGGACGGCTCATTGCAGATGGTTTCTACGCATCACCCCGGGGGAACGGATCAGCAGGACAACGCGAGACGGAGGTGCACGATGACAGGACGGTCCCCGGCGCAGGTGTACGCCCTGGTCTTCGGGGCGGTGCTCGTCGCGGCGGGCATCCTAGGCTTCTTCTACAACGCCAGCTTCGGGGCCGGGGACGAAGTCGAGCGCGACGCCATGCTCGGGATCCTCGACGTCAACGGCTGGCACAACATCGTGCATCTCGCCTCGGGGCTCGCGTTGCTGGCGTTCGCGGGATCGCATGGGGGCGCCCGGATGTTCGTCCTCGCATTCGGCCTGGTCTACGCGCTGGTCACGGTGCTCGGCTTCATCTACGGGGACGGCGACGCGATCTTCAGCCTGATCCCCATCA comes from the Thermoleophilaceae bacterium genome and includes:
- a CDS encoding sigma-70 family RNA polymerase sigma factor, with protein sequence MSRPKALEQLADEELMHLVQRGEADAFEVIYDRHGGAAFSLAYRMVGNRSAAEDVVQESFLSIWRSRVRYQPARGSVRTWVLGIVHHRGIDGLRRNLVHERRRASAEGIEERHEAKELTDVEAVRRDEAREVRSALETLPAEQERVIELAYFGGFTHTQIAAMLETPVGTIKGRMRLGLDKMRRELAEELAS
- a CDS encoding DUF4383 domain-containing protein, translated to MTGRSPAQVYALVFGAVLVAAGILGFFYNASFGAGDEVERDAMLGILDVNGWHNIVHLASGLALLAFAGSHGGARMFVLAFGLVYALVTVLGFIYGDGDAIFSLIPINTEDNVLHILITLAAFAAYAATPAEPAPTRAVT
- a CDS encoding glycosyltransferase family 4 protein; translated protein: MATPRTVVYLHSSAGRYGADLQLAALAGGLDRARFVPVCVLPERGELAGMLEERGAEVVVRPLAVLRRGLVNPGGLAALAGGLRRDRGELGALARERGAAVVHANTSVVLGGGAAARAAGAAHVVHVREIYTGAANGAAGRLWPLLRRRLERADALLCVSGAVAAQFRRRATVVHDGLLRVPEPAARAEARRVLDVPEGRFAVALLGRVSDWKGQDVLARALAEPVLAKAGAVGLIAGDAFPGNEQMERELAELGARLGLGDRLRLLGFRDDVENVLGAADAVAVPSTRPDPLPNSALEAAAAGLCVVAAAHGGLTEIVRDGETGLLTPPGDHVALAAALARLAADAALARRLGEAAAADARERFALPRMLDEVQAVYEHVLARARPRRTHERPGAPPYTG
- a CDS encoding rhomboid family intramembrane serine protease; translated protein: MATCYRHPGRETGVSCSNCERPICPDCMTPTSVGMRCPECARDRTQVRTAGSLQTDPTLTYVLIGINVLVFVAGMLSGASTTGSRGGLNDDGGLFGPAVEAGDWWRIVTAGFLHAGLFHLFFNMFALWILGGLLEPAVGRLRFGLIYAVSVLGGSFGALLASPEALTVGASGGIFGLMGAAVIVMRNRGINPMESGLGLWIGLNLLITFTVPGISIGGHIGGLVGGSLAALLMFELGDRVRGLPAIVPTLLAAGIGALAVVGSLAVAGS
- a CDS encoding anti-sigma factor; protein product: MNGHEHTENVGAYLLGALPELEVEVFERHVMGCASCRDEVERLRPAAEALPRAVPQLAPPAALREAIMQEVRGEAAAASAVEPAREPRPRRPSLRLRPAMAWVSAAFIILAGVLAGYGGSMLLDDDDGARTLSASVDQLRVPEAGGSLIVPGGDGEVAVLSVHGLRETIGEQVYVVWSQRGNERVFESSFNVRPDGSGRAAITDIEGVDLVMVTRERSAGVRAPGEEPILTVETG
- a CDS encoding SRPBCC family protein is translated as MAKHAEQRIEIGGTPQACFDALTAYETFTDWQDAVRSCEVLTRDGSGRGEEVAFEIDAKVRTIRYRLRYRYDEPSRIGWAYLDGDVRDVDGEYLFEEAGDGATLATYRLVIETGFWVPGPIARMLTEQVMQRSVEDLRRRVEAG